In one Bactrocera tryoni isolate S06 chromosome 5, CSIRO_BtryS06_freeze2, whole genome shotgun sequence genomic region, the following are encoded:
- the LOC120778239 gene encoding echinoderm microtubule-associated protein-like CG42247 isoform X2: MYEDSDESSPFVMLSSPTKSWPASYGKKNGMWYASPGNQGWGSKPASRKPSIMEADLGTLSTTSGSIKRSAGRVIRIINNLDHSVQCRVLLNLRTSQPFEEVLEDLGQVLKINGAKKMYTGTGQEVRSFSQLRNEFADVDTFYLATGTALIAGSPIRRSRSRPSVVAAAPILPTEELPKVPLRGARPRSKSRPRILYAPESEILRANGEYSMLDIMKEEPTKVTIRGLRRTFYPPLHHAPADNTPPDKKLQLQWVHGYRGIDARRNLWVLPSGELLYYVAAVAVLLDREEDAQRHYTGHTEDIMCMDVHPSRELVASGQKAGRDRKSQAHVRIWSTESLQTLYVFGMGELDSGVTAVAFSQLNGGSYILAVDSGRESILSVWQWQWGHLLGKVATLQEGLSGAAFHPLDDNLIITHGRGHLAFWHRRKDGFFERTDIVKQPSRSHVTSVQFEPDGDVITADSDGFITIYSVDSDGAYFVRTEFEAHNKGIGCLIMLGEGTLLSGGEKDRKIAAWDSLQNYKKIADTKLPEAAGGVRTIYPQRPGRNDGNIYVGTTRNNILEGSLQRRFTQVVFGHGRQLWGLAAHPEDEVFATAGHDKHIALWRKNKLIWTIQTGYECVSLAFHPFGTALAAGSTEGHLLVINCENGSVMLTLRVCGSPLNCVAFNQVGDMIAMGSQNGSIYLFRVSRDGFSYKKVNKIRGSQPLTHLDWSMDGNFVQTVTIDFDLLFWDAKSLSPERSPIAMKDVKWLTSNCTVGFLVAGMWSNRYYSNNNTIIATCSRSAAQDMLVSGDADGYLRIFRYPCISPRAEFHEAKVYSGMLACSRFLYGDQTVVTVGGTDASLMVWDLVEE, encoded by the exons TGTCGTGTGCTGTTGAATTTGCGCACATCGCAGCCATTCGAAGAGGTCTTAGAAGATTTGGGTCAAGTGTTGAAAATAAATGGCGCCAAGAAAATGTACACGGGCACAGGACAAGAG GTACGCAGCTTTTCACAACTACGCAACGAGTTTGCCGATGTTGACACATTTTATCTAGCAACTGGCACTGCCTTAATTGCCGGTTCGCCTATTAGGCGTTCACGTTCGCGCCCCTCCGTTGTCGCCGCAGCGCCCATACTACCCACAGAAGAACTGCCTAAGGTTCCTTTACGCGGTGCACGTCCACGCAGTAAAAGTCGTCCACGCATTCTCTATGCGCCGGAGAGTGAGATTTTACGTGCGAACGGTGAATACAGCATGTTGGACATTATGAAAGAGGAGCCCACCAAAGTGACTATACGTGGCTTGCGGCGTACCTTCTATCCACCATTACATCATGCGCCCGCGGATAATACGCCGCCCGATAAAAAATTGCAGCTACAGTGGGT TCATGGCTACCGTGGTATTGATGCACGTCGTAATCTCTGGGTTTTGCCATCGGGTGAGCTATTGTATTACGTAGCTGCTGTGGCTGTACTGCTGGATCGTGAGGAAGATGCACAGCGACACTATACTGGACACACGGAGGATATTATGTG CATGGACGTACATCCATCACGTGAGCTGGTGGCTTCGGGACAGAAAGCGGGACGCGATCGTAAATCACAGGCGCATGTGCGCATTTGGAGCACCGAATCACTGCAGACACTTTATGTTTTCGGCATGGGCGAGTTGGATAGCGGCGTCACAGCGGTGGCCTTTTCACAACTG AACGGTGGCAGCTATATATTGGCTGTGGATAGCGGGCGCGAAAGCATACTTTCGGTTTGGCAGTGGCAATGGGGTCATCTGCTCGGCAAAGTTGCA acGCTGCAAGAAGGCCTCTCAGGCGCCGCCTTTCATCCGCTGGACGATAATCTCATTATCACACATGGGCGTGGTCATCTGGCTTTTTGGCATCGTCGCAAAGATGGCTTTTTCGAACGCACCGATATTGTTAAGCAGCCATCACGTTCGCATGTCACCAGCGTGCAATTCGAACCGGATGGTGATGTCATCACTGCCGATTCCGATGGTTTCATAACCATTTATTCGGTTGACTCGGATGGCGCCTACTTTGTACGCACCGAATTCGAGGCACACAACAAAGGTATTGGTTGTCTGATTATGCTGGGCGAAGGTACGCTGCTGTCGGGCGGTGAGAAGGATCGTAAAATTGCCGCCTGGGACTccttacaaaattacaaaaagattGCAGACACAAAA CTTCCTGAAGCCGCTGGCGGCGTACGCACTATTTATCCACAACGTCCCGGACGCAATGATGGCAATATTTATGTGGGCACCACACGTAATAACATTTTAGAGGGTTCACTGCAGCGTCGCTTTACACAAGTCGTTTTCGGCCATGGTCGCCAATTGTGGGGCTTGGCTGCACACCCCGAAGATGAGGTGTTCGCCACTGCCGGCCATGATAAACATATCGCACTGTGgcgcaaaaacaaattaatttggaCTATACAAACTGGTTACGAGTGTGTTTCACTAGCTTTTCATCCATTTGGCACTGCACTGGCTGCTGGCAGCACTGAGGGTCATCTGCTTGTCATCAATTGTGAGAATGGTTCCGTTATGCTGACGTTGCGTGTCTGCGGCTCACCGCTGAACTGTGTAGCGTTCAATCAAG TTGGCGACATGATCGCAATGGGCTCGCAGAATGGCAGCATATATTTGTTCCGCGTATCGCGCGACGGTTTCTCTTACAAGAAGGTGAATAAAATACGCGGCTCACAGCCACTCACACATCTGGACTGGAGCATGGATGGCAATTTCGTGCAAACGGTCACCATTGACTTCGATCTACTCTTCTGGGATGCTAAGTCACTCTCGCCGGAGCGAAGTCCCATTGCTATGAAAGATGTCAAATGGTTGACTAGCAATTGCACTGTTGGCTTTTTGGTGGCAGGCATGTGGAGTAACCGttactacagcaacaacaacacaattatTGCCACCTGCAGTCGTTCGGCGGCGCAAGACATGCTGGTGTCCGGTGATGCCGATGGCTATCTGCGCATTTTCAG ATATCCCTGTATTAGTCCACGTGCCGAATTTCACGAAGCGAAAGTCTATTCCGGTATGCTGGCATGTTCACGTTTTCTCTACGGCGATCAGACTGTCGTTACAGTGGGCGGCACAGACGCCTCACTCATGGTTTGGGATCTCGTAGAAGAATAA